AAAATTATTTAATGAGTTGATTAATAAGGTAAATGCAACAAAAAGAAGCAATGTTAAAATTAAGAATCAGAAAAACATAAATCCATATGACAATAAAAAATAACCTTTTATTAAAATTATTATTAATTCTTGTTATGCTACCATATACGAGTTATGCAATAATCATTCCCACTTATTCTATAGATTCTGTTACGGTAAAAAATTTATTTGAAAAAATTAATGGATCTAGCTTAGTGCTAATCAATATTGATGATACAATAATTACACCTAAGTCTAATATGTTTCGTTATGCCAATCCTTATGCAGGGTTTACCGAGGAGCTTGCTGCTTTAAAAAAGTATCGCTCCAATATAGATGAAGTAATTGCTAAGTTGCTACTACAAAGACAAGTTATGTTGGTAGAAGCTAATTGGTCGAAATTTATTGATAAGCTAAAGAGTTCTGGGGCTTTGGTTTTTGGTTTTACTAAAATTAACCCAGCATGTAGAAGGATTGAAAATTATGAGGAATGGCAGTATGAGCAACTAAGTAGACTTGGTATTAAATTTACTGATAAAGTTAATAATAAAGAAATATTAAAATTTGATGAGAATGATAAAAGGTCACCAATTTTTTATAAAGGCATAATATTTACTGATTTTTTAAATAAAACTCAGGCACTATATGAGTTTATGCGTATCACAAATATTTTACCTGATAACATTATAATTTTTGAGAATAAAAAAAGTGAATTAAATGATATAGATAATTTTCTAAAGACAGTTGATCTCAATTATTATGGTATAGAATATTTAGCTGTTATAGAATTAAAGGGTACTCCACAGGATAATATAGTGAAGTTGCAACAAGAAGTATTATTAAAAACAGGAAAATGGTTAGAAGATGATGATGCTAAGCAATTTATAGAAAATAACAAATGATGGTTAATTTAATTAGGTCGTTAAAAAGTTTAATTACCGATGCTGGAAGAATTGCTCTAATGACAAGAGATTTAGGGCTAATAGTTTGTTATAAAGAGGATAATTCACCTGTAACAAATGCTGATAAGGAAATTAGTAATTTTATATATAATGGTTTAATGGAATTAACACCTAATATTCCTGTAATTTGTGAAGAAAGAGAGATAGTTACTTTAAATGAAGAGCAATTTTGGTTGATTGATCCTATTGATGGTACAAAAAGTTATATAAAAGGTGAGGATACATATACAGTAAATATTGCCTTGATAAAAAATGGTATGCCTGTTATTGGCTTTATCTATCAACCATCCATGCAAAAATTACATTATACAGATGCTAATAATGCTTTGAGGGTTGAACAAAATGACGTGGAAGTAAGTTTTGATGCCTTACCTAGAAATCACTACAGTGCTGTTGTTAGCTCACGTTGGTTCAATTTAGATACCAAGAGTTTTTTAGAAAAACATTTAATTACCGAAATAGTTAGCATACCAAGCTCTATTAAATTATGTTTAATAGCGGAAGGAAAAGCCGATATTTATCCCAAATTTGGAACAACTATGGAATGGGATATCGCAGCAGGTCATGCACTAATTAAAGCTAATGGTGGGAATATTATTGATCTAGATGGCAATGAATTAATTTATCAAAAGAAGAATTTCCAGAACCCTCATTTTTATGCTTATAGTCGATATTTTCCTATTTTTACTTCATTGTAATATTATGTTTCTTATATTAGCCTATATATAGAGGTTAAGATTTGATCTGATAGACACTATAAATTTATCATCTGATTGTCAGTTAAGTTTTGACTATCAGATGAATATATAATATCTCATTTTTTTATACTTCTTGCTAATAATACTTTATTTACTTCATCATATGTCAATAAGCGTTGAAAATTGACCCAGCAAGTGCGTCCAATTTTGCCCCACTTAAATTACAAAATATTAGCTCTTTTTTTTCATACGGTAACTCTCATTTCCAGTTTCTATAATATCGCAATTGTGACAAATTCTATCAAGCAGTGCTGCTGTCATTTTGTTACATCCAAATACTTGAGGCCATTCGGAAAACATGAGGTTGGTGGTAATTATGATTGAAGTATTTGAGTGTAACTTAGATAGCAAATGAAAGATAAGCTGACCACCATTTTTAGAGAATGGTAAATAACCAAGTTCATCAAGTACTAAAACATCCATTTTTTCTATTGAACATGCAAGCCTTCCTGCATGACCAGCAACTTTTTCACATTCTAGTTGGTTTGCTAAATCTACAAGATTAAAGAACTTTGATTTATAACCCTTTCTTACTGCCCTTGCACTATAGTAAAAGCAGTTAAGTTATGTTACAGCAAAGAATGCACAAATGGTGTTATACAATTCTTGTGAAAGCCCGATTTTTTGTTTAATCCACCTTTTCATATTAGCCCAAAATTTCTCTATTGGATTTAGGTCAGGAGAGTAAGGTGGTAAAAATATTACCCTACATCCTACTGATTCTATTAAATCTTTAGTCTTCTTAGACTTATGAAAAGCAGCATTGTCTAAAATCACAACTTGACCAGCTATAAGCTCTTTTATCAAAAATTGCTCTACCCAATTATTAAATAGTTCGGTATTACAGGTGCCATTGAATACAAAAGGGGCTATAGATTTATTACCTACCAAACCTGCTATAATATTCGTCCTTTGGTAATACTTCCCACTCTTCTTTGCTTGTAGTGTTTGACCTTTCTTTCCCCAACCTCTATCTTGGGTAATGTTCATCTCTATTCCGCTCTCATCTATATACACAAGCGCATCTGTAGCTAGATCTTTGATATCTTCTAAATACTTACATCGCTTTTCAGCATTAGCTTCCACATAGGTAAAGGCTTTTTTTTATAACTAAATCCCAATTGTCTTAGCCAATATCTTGCCCCACTAGCGCTTATCCCAAATTTCTTACCAATATCTTCCGTTTTGCTATTAGGATTTTCTTCTACATACTTGATAAAATCATCCATTTCTATACTAGGCTTTGCTCCTTTATACTTCCTTGCTTGATAATGACCTTCTTTCTTATACCTTACATGCCATGTATTTACTGTTGTAGGGCTCAATTGAAAAACTCTAGATGCTGACCTTTGACTATTTCCTGCTTCTAGATATTTTATTACTTTTTCTCTTAAATCTATACTGTATGGGCTAGTTGACATTTTTCATTTTATATTATCACAATCACTAACATAACTCAACTGCCTTTACTATAATGGCTATAGCAAGGTGCGTTTTGCCGGTACCAGTCCCTCCAATTAACACTATATTTCTAGAACTATTAACAAACTCACAACTATATAAATGTATAATTTGCTCTTGGCTTATTGACATTGATGGATTTCTTAGCAGATAGCACCTTAACTAGAGAAGAATTTTTGCATAAGAAAGCTCAATTAAAGGAAAGACAATATGAATTAACTGAATTAATTAAGAGTTATGACAAAGTAGATGATAAGCTTTCTAAAAAGCTTGCAGACCTTATATGTATCAGCAGAAACGCCTATGAAACTTTTAGAGGTTCGACAATTGCTGAAAAAAGGGAATTATTAAATTTTATATTTTCGAACCTAACACTCGAGGGCTGTAAGATGCATTACGTTCTGGCTTTTCCATTCACAGAATTGCAAAAAGTAGCAAGTTGTACTGAATGGCTGGGGCGGATGGATTCGAACCACCGAATGACGATACCAAAAACCGTTGCCTTACCACTTGGCTACGCCCCATCACTCTAAGAATCTTATAGCAACAAACAATTCTCTAGTCAAATAATTTATACAATTACCTTACACTTGATGCAATTCACAATGATATAGTATAACATAATTATAGCTAACCCTAATAATGCCAGTTTAGGATAAGTGATTAGAAAGTATAAAGTTGAAATTAGATTTTTTAATGGAATAGCTAGTCAAACAAGCTAGGCTCTGTGAACAAAATTTAAATTACTAGATTTCGACTCTTTTTAGCTGCAAATTATAAGATTTTTTTGAAATAGAACTAACTATTCCGGCAAAAATCTAAAAAAGATTATAGCAAGTTTACCGAGTGGATGTTTAATTTATCTGAACGAAATGGGCATAATAAAACAACTGTTGCAGTAGCTAATAAACTAGCAAGGGTGGTGTTTGCAGTACTCAGTTCAGGTAATGATTATATCGAGAGTAAAGTTTGTAGCTAAAGAATTGATACAAATAGTTGACGAGATGATATTATAGGTAAGTAGAAATTTAATAGATTCTAATCCGGAATATGCGAAAGAATGATAATATTGATGGTAGATAAGACGAACCTTAGCTTACGAAGAAACTGAACCGGACAATAGATCTTTAGAAGTCGACAAAATGATAAGTATAAGTTTGTAAGCCAGCGAATTCCATCAGGGCTATAGGGTAAAATTAAAGTAATTTATTAACTATAAGCCGGATACATGACTGCATTCGATTTTGTTGCTGTTATATATTATTTTTTTCTTGTATTATCGGATAGATCCATACATGACTATATATGACAAACTGCCTGAAAGAAATCAGAGAAATTACAGCTTCTAGGCATCTGATTTTACTATACTTTTATCCTCTTGTTCCCATTTTCTTTGATTAAGTTATAGCCCTGGTTCACAAATTCAAATCAATTAACTGTGTAGTTATTAGCTAAAAGTTTTTTGCAGAAAAAGTATGACTAAAAACCATATAGTAATCAAACATATCCAAAGTCCACCTCTAATATCATATGTACGTCTGATTAGAATTTTTAGAGCAGCCTCCGTCTTTTTAGCTTCTTTTATACAATCTGACCTCATAGCAATTATGTAACCTGATATAGTCATAATCTTACTATATAGCTGTTTTAGATCTTTATCATTTATATTGAATTTTTTATCCTCAAGATCATTTTGCACAAAACCCCCTGATTATGATTATAGGAAAGGTATTCCTATTAATTATTGAGTAAAATAATAATTTAGGTTGCATTTTTAATAAAAAAGTTACTAAATAATCAAAAATATATTTGATTATCGGGTAAATATTGTATATATTCATAAAGTATTTCCTTTTATGGCTGGGTTTTTAGGGTTAATTAACATTTTTTGTTATATTCAACTTACATACGTTAACAGGGTTGAATTTATTAGTTATGATTCCTAAAGCTTATCTTAGCAAAAGAATTTCTTAGGTTCATTTGATAAGGTGAATAACTTTACTATGAGGTTTTTTTTCTGTCAAGAAAAAAAACCGTTTTTCACGGATAAATTTTATAAAAAATTATGTTCAATGGATTGGTTTGAAAATATAAAGGAATTCCTTACAACAAAAATGAAGGATGAAGGGCTAAAGGTAGGTAAACTATCTGATGCTTCAGAGGTTCCTGAAACTACTATGAGAAAGATGCTAGATGGTCGGCGTCCTGAGATAAAAAACATAATCAAATTAGCTAATTATTTTGATTGTTCTATTGACGAAATGTTAGGTAGAAAGGAATTCGTCTCTAGCGAAAAACAACAATATACTCCACTATCTAAAGAAGAATTAAGTTCTAATTTAAGGAGTTTTATCAATAAGGAGCTAGTCAAAAACGGTTTAACTCAGTCTGAGTTAGGGAAAAAGCTTGGTTTTAGTGAAGATGCATTCCGTCCTTTTCTAAAAGAAGATGAGAATACTCAAAAAATGCTAGTTACTGATACAGTGGTAGCTGTTGCTAATTATTTTAAAGTATCTATTGATGGAACGCTCGGTAGAGTTCCACAGCTTACAAAAGAACAACAGATAGCAAGATTACAGGATAATTTAAAAGGTCTAAGTCCTGAAGCTCTAAAAGCCGCTCAACTTATTGGCAAATCTATCAAAAATGATATATCTAAGGTTTCGGCTGATGAAAAAGCTGCACCCCGCCATGTTAGCTCTGTAACTAAGAAACCGCATAGTGAAAGAAGCAGATAATTCTTTTGGGTAAATAGTAGGTTGTTTAATGCAAGAACGTATCCGTAATATTAGAGGACTATTTGCTAAGTATAAAATAGATGGCTATATAGTACCATGTAACGATCAATATCTTAATGAGTATGTTCATGAAAGTGCTAAGCGACTGCAATATATAACTAACTTTAGCGGATCAAATGGTATTGCGGTGATTTGCAAAGGTAAGGCGGTATTTTTTACAGATGGTCGTTATCTAGAACAAAGTAAACATGAACTAGATCAAGAAATTTTTAAGATTTTTGATATTAAAGATTTAGCACATTTTCCTTGGGATAACTATTTAGGTAATGATGGTATATTGGGATATGATTCGAAACTCTTTACTAATGTTAAGTTACAAACATTTTCTAAAATAAAATCCCGTTTACATAAGATATCTAATAATTTAATAGACCAAATTTGGTATGATAAACCTGATCAGCCATCATCAAAAATATATATTCATGATGATAAATTTTCTGGTCAATCATATAGTAATAAAATTGTCATATGCCGCAATCTACTAACTAAATATTCTGCCGATACGATGATTGTTACTTCAACAGATTCAATATGTTGGTTATTAAATCTCAGAGCAAGTGACACTCCATATTCACCATTGATGCTCGCTATAGTTCTAATCACTCAAGACCAGCTATATTTATTTACTAACCCGAATAGAGCTAATCAAGAAATTATGATTGCTCGCCCTGACATAACTATTTTATCGGAAGAAAAGTTTGCCGGTATATTGGGTCAGACTAATAAGGTTCTCGTTGATGAAAATTTTGTCTCAAGTTACATTATGGATTTGCTCAATAATAAACTAGTAGAAAAAATTAACGACCCTTGTCAACTATTTAAAGCAATTAAGAATGATATTGAGATTAAACACGCAGTTAATTTTCATATTAATGACGCGGTAGCACTATGTGAATTCTTGGCATATTTGTTTGAGCTACCAAATTTACAAGAGCAAACTGAGTATGATTTAGGAGAAATATTAACTGAATTTAGATCTAAGCAAGATCAATATGTTACGAATAGTTTCCCAACTATATGTGGTTTTAAGGAAAATGGTGCGATAATTCATTACCGAGCAACAAGCCATCAAGCAAAAAAAATCTTAGGTAAAGGTATATTATTAATTGATTCTGGTGGACAATATAAAGGCTGTACCACTGATGTAACCAGAACCTTTGCTATAGGTGACCCTACCGAGGAACAAAAATTACGTTATACTCAAGTTCTTAAGGGACATATTGCTCTATCGATGATTAAGTTTCCGGTTAATATTACTACAGGAAGCCATTTAGATGTATTAGCTCGACAATTTTTGTGGAGGGATGGGCAAGATTACCCGCATGGTACAGGTCATGGGGTCGGTAGCTTTTTAAATGTCCATGAAGGACCACAAAATATTAATTTACGCAGTAACGTGATTTTACAACCAGGTATGATTGTGTCCAATGAGCCGGGTTACTATAAAATCAACGAATTTGGTATTAGAATAGAAAATTTGATGTATATCAGAAATAGCTTACAGGATGTAAATTATTTAGAGTTTGATACTCTTACTATGGTTCCTTATGCAAAGGAATTAATAGATTATAAAATGCTAAACGAAGATGAAATACGTTATATAAAACAATATTATCAAAAAATTAAACAACAAGTTTATCCCCTACTGTCAATTAGGGGACAGAAATGGTTAAGTAATCAATTATTCTTCCCATATAGTTCCAACTAACATTACGTCAAATTCACAAACGTCATTGCAAGAAGGCGTAGCTGACGAAGCAATGATATTTTGTACTTTAACTTTTTTCCATGAACACTCACACCTCAATTGGTCCAGTAGTTAAACCATTAACAAATTGTTGCAAATAGGGATTATCACTATTTTTTATCTCATCTTTTGTTCCAAACCATAAAATCTTCCCTTGATAAATCATAGCAACCTCTTTAGCTATCATATAAGCACTATTCATATCATGGGTTATAGTAATGGTAGTAGCTTTTAGCTCTTCTTGAACTTTAATTATGAATTCATTAATAACATTAGCCATGATAGGATCAAGACCGGTAGTTGGTTCATCAAGAAAAAGAATCAAAGGATTACCACAAATAGCCCTAGCTAAAGATACTCTTTTCTGCATCCCCCCAGAAAGTTCAGATGGATAAAGATTGAGTATCTTACTAGATAAACCTACCGAATTAAGTTTAGATGCCGCTAACTCTTGTTTATTTTTGGGAGATAATTTATACAATTTTTCAGCAAAAAACGTAATATTATCTTGAACAGTTAGAGAATCAAATAAAGCTCCCCCCTGGAATAGAAAGCCTATAGTTTCCATCATTTTAAATCTATCTTTATTTGAGATATTGACAGTCTCTACCCCATCAACAACTATACTACCTTTATCAGGCTGCATTAACCCAACTATCGTCTTAATTAGTACTGATTTACCAGTTCCTGAACCGCCAAGGATTACTATCGAACTATCCTGCTTTATATCCAAGTCTATACCATCAAGTACCTTTCGGTTACCGAAAGATTTATATAATGAGCGTATTTTTATTTTTGATTGGTTATTCATAACTTTAAAAAAAACATGCTGTTATTAAGTAATTACTGATTAAAATCAGCACCGAGGAACTTACTACCGCCGAAGTTGTAGCAGTTCCAACTCCTTTTGCTCCTGTTCCAGAGCAATATCCACTATAGCAACTTATTATTGAAATAATAAAACCAAAAGCTGCTGCTTTTACCAACCCAGAAATAACATCTATTGATTGTAAAAACTTAAAGCTATTTACTATATAACTAGAGCTGTTAAAATTAAGCTTATAAACACTTACCAAATAGCCACCCATTACTCCTAATACATCACCTATTAATACTAAACATGGTAAGGTAATAACTGCAGCTAGCACCCTTGGCAAAACTAAATATTTTATTGGATCAGTTGACAAAGTATAAAGAGCATCTATTTGTTCCGTCACTCTCATTGTAGCTATTTCAGCGGCAATTGATGCACCAACCCTACCAGCCACCATGAGACCTGCAAGAACTGGTCCAAGTTCTCTAGTTATTGACAGAATTACCACCGTAGCTATTGAACTTTCAGCCGAGAAACGAGAAAAACCTGTATAACTTTGTAATGCCAGTACAGCCCCAGAAAAAAAGGTAGTCATCGCAACAACTGGTAGGGAATAAAAGCCTATAGATAACAACTGCTTGAATAGTAAGTTGCCATATAAGGGACGCCTAAAAATACTAGTAACTACCGCTATAGTAAATAGAGAAAAAGCTCCTATAGTTTTTGCGAAAGCAATAGTATGTTTACCGAATAAATTAACTATATTAATAATCATTTGTATATACTCTCTTATATCTGTCACCGAGCATGGTAAGAATTTCATAACCAATGGTATTTATTATATTAGCTATTTTATCTGGGGTACAATAATCCCCTATAATCTCCACTTGTTGCCCTAAAAATATTTCATTTGGTGGTAGTTCAGTAACATCAATGGTAATTAAGTCCATCGACACTCTACCAACTACAGGAGCTAAGTAGGAACCAATACAAACTTCTCCACAATTGCTAAAAGCCCTAGAATAACCATCAGCATAACCAAGAGGCAAGGTAGCAATCAATCTATTACGCTTTGTTTTAAAAGTCATATTATAACCAATATAACTTTCTGGCGGTAATTCTTGTAATTGTATTATCGGAGCAGTCAGCCTAATTGGGTTATGCATCGGATTTTTCGAGGAAATTCCCAAAGGATTAAGCCCATATAATGCCGCACCAGGACGTATTAAGTCAAAATGATATTCTTGTCCTAGAAATATACTACTAGAATTAGCTAAGCTAGCTTTAGCTGTTGGTAAATAGTTTAGATAATATCTAAATTTTGTTAATTGTTGTAAATTATAAGGATTATCCGCTATTTCAGAGGCAGATAAATGACTTATAACATATTGTAATTCAAGACCAGATAATAGGTTAGGGTTATCTATGATACGTTGCATCTCTATGTCAGCCATTCCCAAACGATGCATACCAGTATCAACATGGATTGTACAGCGTAATACTTGTTGTTTTTCAGCAGCAAACTTTTGCCATATGGCAATTTGTTGTAAACTATTAAGTACCGGAATTAAGTTGCTATTGCCAAATTCCTCAACATCATTGTAAAATACACCATGAAACACAAAAATATTAGATTTTGCTCCTAACACTTTACGTAATTCTACCCCCTCATTAACTGAGTTTACAAAAAAATTCTGACAATTCTCCATCTGTAATGCTGGTGCGATAATATTGGCTCCAAGTCCATAGCTGTTAGCCTTTACCACAGCAGCAATTTTTGAATTTTTGCAAATTTCAGAAATAATACGATAATTAGTACGAATTTTTGCTAAATCTATTTCAAGAGTACAACGAGCATTGTGCATAATAAAATCCTAAATCCTCATAATTTTGTCATAATCTTGCATAGGTTGTAATGCTGCTACAATAATTGGAGTAACGGATATTATATGAAATTTAGAAGGTAAATCAGTAGTTTCTATAGTATCAGTTATATAGATGTTCATTATATCAGAATTCTCAATATTTTTCTTAGACGCCCCAGAAAGCACAGGGTGAGTTACAAAAGCATCAACAGATAATGCCCCTACTGCCATTAATAGCTTAGCCCCCTTACAAAGGGTTTCACCACTATCAACAATATCATCAATTAATAGACAATGCTTGCCTGAAACGTTACCTATTATTTCTGACATTTGGCATTGATCCTTACTATCCCTGCTTTTATTAATAACCGCCATATTCATGTTAAAAAGCTTATTAACTGCACCTATACGTACAAAACCACCAATATCTGGAGACACAATAATAGCATTATTATAGTTCTTAATAATCGGAGCAAATAAACTGATTGGCTCAAGATTTTGTATAGCAATTTTAAAAAATCCTTCTAATTGCTGTGAATGCAAATCAACAGTTATTATGCGATCAACCCCAGCAATTTCCAACATATTTGCTACCAAACGAGCAGGGACTGGAGAAAAATTATCATATCTACGATCTTGGCGACTATAGCCCAAATAGGGTATAACCGCAGTCACTTTTGAGGCTCCTGCCCTTTTCACCGTATCCACTAATAATAAAAGCTCCATCAAGTGGTTATTAGTTGGTCTAGAAATAGATTGCACTATAACAACATCACACCCTTGTACGTCCTCAAGGATTTGTACTTTTGT
This genomic interval from Candidatus Tisiphia endosymbiont of Dioctria linearis contains the following:
- a CDS encoding 3'(2'),5'-bisphosphate nucleotidase CysQ, coding for MMVNLIRSLKSLITDAGRIALMTRDLGLIVCYKEDNSPVTNADKEISNFIYNGLMELTPNIPVICEEREIVTLNEEQFWLIDPIDGTKSYIKGEDTYTVNIALIKNGMPVIGFIYQPSMQKLHYTDANNALRVEQNDVEVSFDALPRNHYSAVVSSRWFNLDTKSFLEKHLITEIVSIPSSIKLCLIAEGKADIYPKFGTTMEWDIAAGHALIKANGGNIIDLDGNELIYQKKNFQNPHFYAYSRYFPIFTSL
- a CDS encoding helix-turn-helix domain-containing protein, whose protein sequence is MSTSPYSIDLREKVIKYLEAGNSQRSASRVFQLSPTTVNTWHVRYKKEGHYQARKYKGAKPSIEMDDFIKYVEENPNSKTEDIGKKFGISASGARYWLRQLGFSYKKKPLPMWKLMLKSDVSI
- a CDS encoding ABC transporter ATP-binding protein, with amino-acid sequence MNNQSKIKIRSLYKSFGNRKVLDGIDLDIKQDSSIVILGGSGTGKSVLIKTIVGLMQPDKGSIVVDGVETVNISNKDRFKMMETIGFLFQGGALFDSLTVQDNITFFAEKLYKLSPKNKQELAASKLNSVGLSSKILNLYPSELSGGMQKRVSLARAICGNPLILFLDEPTTGLDPIMANVINEFIIKVQEELKATTITITHDMNSAYMIAKEVAMIYQGKILWFGTKDEIKNSDNPYLQQFVNGLTTGPIEV
- a CDS encoding DUF2608 domain-containing protein, with the translated sequence MTIKNNLLLKLLLILVMLPYTSYAIIIPTYSIDSVTVKNLFEKINGSSLVLINIDDTIITPKSNMFRYANPYAGFTEELAALKKYRSNIDEVIAKLLLQRQVMLVEANWSKFIDKLKSSGALVFGFTKINPACRRIENYEEWQYEQLSRLGIKFTDKVNNKEILKFDENDKRSPIFYKGIIFTDFLNKTQALYEFMRITNILPDNIIIFENKKSELNDIDNFLKTVDLNYYGIEYLAVIELKGTPQDNIVKLQQEVLLKTGKWLEDDDAKQFIENNK
- a CDS encoding aminopeptidase P family protein gives rise to the protein MQERIRNIRGLFAKYKIDGYIVPCNDQYLNEYVHESAKRLQYITNFSGSNGIAVICKGKAVFFTDGRYLEQSKHELDQEIFKIFDIKDLAHFPWDNYLGNDGILGYDSKLFTNVKLQTFSKIKSRLHKISNNLIDQIWYDKPDQPSSKIYIHDDKFSGQSYSNKIVICRNLLTKYSADTMIVTSTDSICWLLNLRASDTPYSPLMLAIVLITQDQLYLFTNPNRANQEIMIARPDITILSEEKFAGILGQTNKVLVDENFVSSYIMDLLNNKLVEKINDPCQLFKAIKNDIEIKHAVNFHINDAVALCEFLAYLFELPNLQEQTEYDLGEILTEFRSKQDQYVTNSFPTICGFKENGAIIHYRATSHQAKKILGKGILLIDSGGQYKGCTTDVTRTFAIGDPTEEQKLRYTQVLKGHIALSMIKFPVNITTGSHLDVLARQFLWRDGQDYPHGTGHGVGSFLNVHEGPQNINLRSNVILQPGMIVSNEPGYYKINEFGIRIENLMYIRNSLQDVNYLEFDTLTMVPYAKELIDYKMLNEDEIRYIKQYYQKIKQQVYPLLSIRGQKWLSNQLFFPYSSN
- a CDS encoding helix-turn-helix transcriptional regulator; translated protein: MDWFENIKEFLTTKMKDEGLKVGKLSDASEVPETTMRKMLDGRRPEIKNIIKLANYFDCSIDEMLGRKEFVSSEKQQYTPLSKEELSSNLRSFINKELVKNGLTQSELGKKLGFSEDAFRPFLKEDENTQKMLVTDTVVAVANYFKVSIDGTLGRVPQLTKEQQIARLQDNLKGLSPEALKAAQLIGKSIKNDISKVSADEKAAPRHVSSVTKKPHSERSR
- a CDS encoding alanine racemase produces the protein MHNARCTLEIDLAKIRTNYRIISEICKNSKIAAVVKANSYGLGANIIAPALQMENCQNFFVNSVNEGVELRKVLGAKSNIFVFHGVFYNDVEEFGNSNLIPVLNSLQQIAIWQKFAAEKQQVLRCTIHVDTGMHRLGMADIEMQRIIDNPNLLSGLELQYVISHLSASEIADNPYNLQQLTKFRYYLNYLPTAKASLANSSSIFLGQEYHFDLIRPGAALYGLNPLGISSKNPMHNPIRLTAPIIQLQELPPESYIGYNMTFKTKRNRLIATLPLGYADGYSRAFSNCGEVCIGSYLAPVVGRVSMDLITIDVTELPPNEIFLGQQVEIIGDYCTPDKIANIINTIGYEILTMLGDRYKRVYTNDY
- a CDS encoding IS630 family transposase, whose translation is MEANAEKRCKYLEDIKDLATDALVYIDESGIEMNITQDRGWGKKGQTLQAKKSGKYYQRTNIIAGLVGNKSIAPFVFNGTCNTELFNNWVEQFLIKELIAGQVVILDNAAFHKSKKTKDLIESVGCRVIFLPPYSPDLNPIEKFWANMKRWIKQKIGLSQELYNTICAFFAVT
- a CDS encoding ATP-binding protein, with the translated sequence MSISQEQIIHLYSCEFVNSSRNIVLIGGTGTGKTHLAIAIIVKAVELC
- a CDS encoding ribose-phosphate diphosphokinase; its protein translation is MKILAGLSHKKLARHLAKELNCQYVETYITTFDDSETKVQILEDVQGCDVVIVQSISRPTNNHLMELLLLVDTVKRAGASKVTAVIPYLGYSRQDRRYDNFSPVPARLVANMLEIAGVDRIITVDLHSQQLEGFFKIAIQNLEPISLFAPIIKNYNNAIIVSPDIGGFVRIGAVNKLFNMNMAVINKSRDSKDQCQMSEIIGNVSGKHCLLIDDIVDSGETLCKGAKLLMAVGALSVDAFVTHPVLSGASKKNIENSDIMNIYITDTIETTDLPSKFHIISVTPIIVAALQPMQDYDKIMRI
- a CDS encoding MlaE family ABC transporter permease; translated protein: MIINIVNLFGKHTIAFAKTIGAFSLFTIAVVTSIFRRPLYGNLLFKQLLSIGFYSLPVVAMTTFFSGAVLALQSYTGFSRFSAESSIATVVILSITRELGPVLAGLMVAGRVGASIAAEIATMRVTEQIDALYTLSTDPIKYLVLPRVLAAVITLPCLVLIGDVLGVMGGYLVSVYKLNFNSSSYIVNSFKFLQSIDVISGLVKAAAFGFIISIISCYSGYCSGTGAKGVGTATTSAVVSSSVLILISNYLITACFF